In Bacteriovorax stolpii, a single genomic region encodes these proteins:
- a CDS encoding acyl-CoA thioesterase has translation MANPIYEYELTILEQHLDTFGHVNNAVYLELYEEARWDFITKNKLGLKEILETKVGPVLLDLNLTFKAELKNREKIKIVSQARPEMRNKFVMILDQKMIKEDGKVASTLTLSVGMMDLAQRKLISPSTEWLHALGLEEFKEP, from the coding sequence ATGGCCAATCCAATTTACGAGTATGAATTAACTATTTTAGAACAACACCTGGACACCTTCGGACACGTTAATAATGCCGTTTATCTGGAGTTGTATGAAGAGGCCCGCTGGGATTTCATCACAAAGAATAAACTCGGTCTAAAAGAGATCCTGGAGACCAAAGTGGGGCCGGTGCTATTAGATTTAAACCTTACTTTTAAAGCGGAATTAAAAAACCGCGAAAAAATCAAAATCGTCTCTCAGGCCCGCCCGGAAATGAGAAACAAATTCGTCATGATTCTCGATCAGAAGATGATCAAGGAAGATGGCAAAGTCGCTTCGACATTAACTCTTTCGGTCGGAATGATGGATCTTGCTCAACGAAAACTTATTTCGCCAAGTACGGAGTGGTTACATGCTCTGGGGCTTGAAGAGTTCAAAGAGCCTTAG
- a CDS encoding tetratricopeptide repeat protein, whose translation METTNTLLLAEFFTATGYLDRLLFAFTELERLHYGPRGKNQIQKLLNDTSVFFTREFKEFEMTATTVEWPQFKNQIRSYHNFIESVIKMPFKSSRMETMVVGYINLLYRNSFEIHNFVIETTNLDVQFPRLGLIQEENIPTITQAEESNRAPLFFLDEARLHELAEENTKKNSQLVFLQMRREEKYDYYLHKGHYFIAQKNYEEAKANFYRARNYKETAEVLTLLAWSYSLLDDRAQAKAYCLKAVQLDSQYGPAYNDFGNYILAEGQVEESLRWFELAKRAHNYQNREYPYINAGRAYVLLKDFDQALTEFSLALTIAPHHHELHETVAKLKNSLEKNKPTFTEGRGPSPLNS comes from the coding sequence ATGGAAACGACCAACACCCTACTGCTTGCAGAATTTTTCACCGCTACCGGCTACCTGGATCGACTGCTTTTTGCTTTCACAGAACTTGAAAGACTTCACTACGGTCCTCGTGGGAAAAACCAAATCCAAAAACTTTTAAACGACACCAGCGTGTTTTTTACCCGCGAGTTTAAAGAGTTTGAAATGACTGCAACAACTGTAGAATGGCCGCAGTTTAAAAACCAAATCAGAAGCTACCACAACTTCATCGAAAGCGTGATCAAGATGCCTTTTAAGAGCTCTCGTATGGAGACAATGGTCGTGGGATACATCAACCTGCTTTACCGCAACAGTTTTGAAATCCACAACTTTGTCATTGAGACAACAAACTTGGATGTGCAGTTCCCTCGTCTTGGACTCATTCAGGAAGAAAACATTCCAACCATCACTCAGGCCGAAGAAAGTAACCGCGCTCCTCTTTTCTTTTTAGATGAAGCACGACTTCATGAACTGGCAGAAGAAAACACGAAGAAAAACTCTCAGCTGGTATTCCTGCAAATGAGACGTGAAGAAAAATACGACTACTATCTTCACAAAGGACACTACTTCATTGCTCAAAAAAACTATGAAGAAGCTAAAGCTAATTTCTACCGCGCGAGAAATTATAAAGAAACAGCAGAAGTGCTTACGCTTTTAGCATGGAGCTACTCACTTCTTGATGATAGAGCACAGGCGAAAGCTTACTGCTTAAAAGCGGTGCAATTAGATTCACAATACGGCCCTGCTTATAACGATTTTGGAAACTACATCCTGGCCGAAGGTCAGGTGGAAGAAAGTCTTCGCTGGTTTGAGCTCGCTAAACGCGCTCACAACTACCAAAATCGCGAATACCCATACATCAATGCAGGAAGAGCTTACGTACTTTTAAAAGACTTTGACCAGGCCTTAACAGAGTTCTCTCTTGCGCTAACGATTGCACCTCACCACCATGAATTGCATGAAACAGTGGCAAAACTAAAAAACAGCCTGGAAAAAAACAAACCTACTTTTACCGAAGGAAGAGGGCCTAGTCCCCTGAACTCATAA
- a CDS encoding Nif3-like dinuclear metal center hexameric protein has product MTVERSEFDLFLKTLLKPELFDDYCPNGLQIEGKTGLKKVLFAVSATRESAEYAEKIKADALVVHHGLFWKFHGTRTLTGPFYKRVAPLLKNDINLFAYHLPLDAHPEVGNAKSLAALLEMSELQPFGNYKGAFTGISGALPAEISGSELKHILEKKLSHSVLYSNPSDAKKIKRIGIITGGANSEWREAHKMGLDAYITGEMSEHDYHESRESGIHMFAGGHHATEKFGIQSLMKRIQETYPGLSCEYMDSENPA; this is encoded by the coding sequence ATGACTGTTGAGCGAAGCGAATTTGATTTATTTTTAAAGACTCTCTTAAAACCAGAACTCTTTGACGACTACTGTCCCAATGGACTGCAGATAGAAGGAAAAACAGGACTTAAAAAAGTCCTGTTTGCCGTTTCGGCCACCCGAGAATCAGCAGAATACGCCGAAAAAATCAAAGCTGACGCTCTCGTTGTTCATCACGGACTCTTTTGGAAATTCCACGGCACCAGAACACTCACTGGCCCTTTTTATAAAAGAGTCGCTCCCCTTTTAAAAAATGATATCAATCTTTTTGCTTATCACCTTCCACTCGACGCTCATCCTGAAGTGGGAAATGCCAAAAGCCTGGCCGCACTTCTTGAAATGAGTGAGCTTCAGCCTTTTGGAAACTACAAAGGGGCCTTCACTGGAATTAGCGGTGCCCTGCCTGCTGAAATCAGTGGAAGCGAATTAAAACACATTTTAGAAAAAAAACTTTCTCACTCCGTCCTTTACTCAAATCCAAGTGACGCTAAAAAGATCAAGCGCATCGGCATTATTACCGGTGGAGCGAACTCTGAATGGCGTGAGGCCCATAAAATGGGTCTTGATGCTTATATCACCGGGGAAATGAGTGAACACGACTACCATGAATCGCGCGAAAGTGGCATCCACATGTTTGCCGGCGGTCACCACGCCACGGAAAAATTTGGGATTCAATCGCTCATGAAAAGAATCCAGGAAACTTACCCTGGGCTTTCATGCGAGTATATGGATTCTGAAAATCCGGCCTAG
- a CDS encoding PaaI family thioesterase: MLVDILKNNVPKKYQDTMFVRLFGLMKVPLIFWVSPSVVTLNDKECVIRIPLNRRTKNHLNSMYFGVLCTGADIAGGLVAMNEITASKKKVALSFKDFKADFLKRAEGDVHFIVTQIPEIKQFVADVIKSGERMNFPVEIKAVVPSINPTEEVAKFVLTLSLKVKN; this comes from the coding sequence ATGCTTGTGGATATTCTAAAAAATAATGTGCCTAAAAAATACCAGGATACGATGTTTGTTCGTCTTTTTGGTTTGATGAAAGTGCCACTTATTTTTTGGGTTTCTCCAAGTGTCGTCACTTTAAATGACAAAGAATGTGTCATTAGAATCCCACTTAATAGAAGAACAAAAAACCACTTAAATTCGATGTATTTCGGAGTGCTGTGCACAGGTGCTGATATCGCCGGTGGACTAGTGGCGATGAATGAAATCACCGCTTCTAAAAAGAAAGTGGCCCTGTCATTTAAAGATTTCAAAGCGGATTTCCTAAAGCGCGCTGAAGGCGACGTGCACTTTATCGTGACTCAGATCCCGGAGATTAAACAATTTGTTGCTGACGTGATTAAAAGTGGTGAGCGCATGAATTTCCCGGTGGAAATCAAGGCCGTAGTCCCAAGTATTAATCCAACGGAAGAAGTGGCAAAATTCGTTTTAACTCTTTCTTTAAAAGTAAAAAACTAG
- a CDS encoding pyrroline-5-carboxylate reductase family protein gives MRIGFFGCGNMGAALAEGFKKNHPGVEMYFFTPSKTKAQQLAEKTGGHFVSFLVDMPKDLDWYVLGFKPQSLSEFTFQFNENAKILSVLAGTGIDTLEKKFQVKNIARLMPNTPSSLGMGANLFYAGFETGEFKDYLRALGKLFTMKSEAELDAITAFSGSGPALIFEYARLFEKHLTAIAGSNPEGREIITQTFLGSAKLMESAIAQGVSFETLREQVTSKKGVTFEALQILEKNNLENIMGGAFTAAYKRTLEIKKGI, from the coding sequence ATGCGCATTGGTTTTTTTGGTTGTGGAAATATGGGAGCAGCACTAGCGGAAGGTTTTAAGAAAAACCACCCGGGTGTAGAGATGTATTTTTTTACTCCTTCAAAAACCAAGGCGCAGCAGCTGGCCGAAAAAACCGGCGGTCACTTTGTGAGCTTTTTGGTGGATATGCCAAAAGATTTGGACTGGTACGTCCTGGGTTTTAAGCCGCAATCTCTTTCAGAGTTTACTTTCCAATTTAATGAAAATGCCAAAATCCTTTCAGTTCTTGCAGGAACGGGGATTGATACTTTAGAAAAAAAATTCCAGGTAAAAAACATTGCCCGCCTAATGCCTAACACTCCATCGAGTCTAGGGATGGGGGCCAATCTTTTTTACGCAGGTTTTGAAACAGGTGAGTTTAAAGATTACCTGAGAGCTTTAGGTAAACTTTTTACTATGAAGAGCGAAGCCGAGCTGGATGCCATTACCGCTTTTAGCGGCTCAGGTCCGGCGCTTATTTTTGAATATGCCCGTCTTTTTGAAAAACACCTGACGGCCATTGCCGGAAGTAACCCTGAGGGCCGCGAAATTATCACCCAAACTTTTTTAGGTTCTGCTAAACTAATGGAAAGTGCCATTGCCCAGGGAGTGAGTTTTGAAACTCTTCGCGAGCAAGTGACTTCTAAAAAAGGAGTGACTTTCGAAGCGCTGCAGATTCTAGAAAAGAACAACCTGGAAAACATTATGGGCGGAGCTTTTACAGCGGCCTATAAAAGAACATTAGAAATTAAAAAAGGGATTTAA
- a CDS encoding bifunctional proline dehydrogenase/L-glutamate gamma-semialdehyde dehydrogenase has product MPLVPEDFLVTIQSVDHAFSGASWKIIFYKEFSNIIVEKDHTLHTDIVDVLTPYLTNLKQNFRAQMVFRSTPFLVGFYYDRKEVRFYTPKLSQELFILQQSEILDLNIPQVKDLRVHTELAASLQAKNFPTVVENLISVEGLPDLLNDPKYQAIEERSAQIVKKLLSFLNEYRPTLFEDVSDFGLGLTAQYALLRIHLLKFLAILPSLDHDKKGVEVKRILIEALSRFLKDNRKARRAKKKGQERALPSTYTLGIKVFYYLAKIMPAWPLASVIRSAVKLMAKRFIAGESIEKADRSLRALSETGRDVTLDQLGELVVSEREADHYKDEVLKLVRGFSLHVKKGEMNVAGINRAHVSIKVSALCSDFKPQAFDYTYNLVAPRLKEILLAAKAEDVFINIDAEHYHYRDVVFKIYRRVLLETAELRDYKSTGIVIQAYLRDGYQHLKEIIALAKERGLPMPVRLVKGAYWDAETVEGDAHSFNAPQFLNKEETDIHFRQLILKILESHPHLKLALASHNFSDHGFAEAAKELLYPQVGEIEHQCLHMTYEALSTALAKMGWATRNYVPVGSLLVGMAYLVRRIMENSSQVGVLTIMRSHKKHLTLQSPYAIHEEKKKAGTIARDQSVSKLEDEFFNVSPLRLYLDDERAWMEKALTSFEEKSLGKDYHNGFDLKGDWVEIKASSNPDILVGRIRFANLEDAKAAIETVDRSYNEGSWANSKWPFRTATLVKAASYMLAKRNELSALIVYEAGKSVGEALADVDEAIDFLNFYARTEAYLQRNLTDLSSRGPAVVISPWNFPLAIPCGMVVSSLVCGNTVILKSAEQTPLITQLLVDILHASGVPKDVLIHLPGEGETVGDFLVKDERTSTIVFTGSKAVGTYIAGVTRKRLYKNKLTNKTYPVKAITEMGGKNAVIVTQNAELDETVSGILYSAFGHAGQKCSACSRVIVHNSLKDKLIERLRAAASDLKVGESFKFDTTVNPVITAFDQKRLRQSVREASNEATNFGGSVVIDRSNDNLPGYCVGPVVIELPYKRALDKESFAQRELFGPVVHIIGFDTLDDAARLFNSTDYALTGGIFSQSQNDIDYLLTKLESGNLYINRTITGARVAIEPFGGFKLSGTGPKAGGRHYILSLHQTQDQTIAAATEVKLSVEEGHDSPVTLKKPSRLTAESRLARMEKFLDVFTSSFETHYQGIYSNYKEALRDYKKWLSKNYVGFVEKEHKNRVIPGQLSYNDYRLSTEHALVVSVTDRPELKTLIQVFSSLISGTGLAVACRNRQSFQWWMNLRDTLIEAGFSKENLEVYFAKTSELAKSINDPKLSVIIYDGPMDEYHLHIGDFLNDAKHDERMKLILTVNDHLKASDFYHQALNYVWVRSLAVNTMRHGAPLDLEI; this is encoded by the coding sequence ATGCCTTTAGTGCCAGAGGATTTTTTAGTTACAATCCAGAGTGTCGACCATGCATTTTCTGGAGCAAGCTGGAAGATTATTTTCTACAAAGAGTTCAGCAACATTATCGTGGAAAAAGACCATACGCTACACACTGACATCGTCGATGTGCTGACGCCGTACTTAACCAACCTGAAGCAAAACTTCAGAGCACAGATGGTGTTTAGGTCAACTCCTTTTCTGGTGGGGTTCTACTACGACAGAAAAGAAGTGCGCTTCTATACACCAAAACTTTCTCAGGAACTCTTTATCCTTCAACAAAGCGAGATCCTGGATTTAAACATTCCTCAAGTCAAAGACCTAAGAGTGCACACTGAGCTTGCAGCTTCTCTGCAGGCAAAAAACTTCCCGACAGTGGTGGAAAACCTTATCAGTGTTGAAGGGCTACCTGATTTATTAAATGACCCAAAATACCAGGCGATCGAAGAGAGATCTGCTCAGATCGTAAAAAAGCTTCTTAGTTTCTTAAACGAGTACCGTCCGACTCTTTTTGAAGATGTTTCAGACTTCGGTTTAGGGCTAACAGCTCAGTACGCACTTCTGCGCATTCACTTATTAAAATTCCTGGCGATCCTTCCTTCTTTAGACCACGATAAAAAAGGAGTGGAAGTTAAGCGCATCCTGATTGAAGCGCTTTCTCGCTTCCTAAAAGACAACAGAAAGGCCAGACGTGCTAAGAAAAAAGGGCAAGAGAGAGCTCTTCCTTCGACTTACACTTTAGGAATCAAAGTTTTCTATTACCTGGCCAAAATCATGCCAGCGTGGCCGCTTGCTTCGGTTATCAGAAGCGCCGTTAAACTTATGGCCAAGCGTTTTATCGCCGGCGAGAGCATTGAGAAAGCAGACCGTTCTCTGCGCGCTCTAAGTGAAACAGGAAGAGATGTAACTCTCGATCAACTAGGAGAGCTGGTTGTTTCTGAAAGAGAAGCAGACCATTATAAAGACGAAGTTTTAAAACTAGTCAGAGGATTCTCTCTGCACGTTAAAAAAGGTGAAATGAACGTGGCCGGGATTAACCGTGCTCACGTTTCAATTAAAGTGTCGGCCCTATGCTCTGACTTTAAACCTCAGGCCTTTGATTACACTTATAATTTAGTAGCTCCAAGACTTAAAGAAATCCTTCTTGCTGCCAAAGCAGAAGATGTTTTTATCAATATCGATGCTGAACACTATCACTACCGCGATGTGGTTTTTAAAATCTACCGCCGCGTTCTTTTAGAGACAGCTGAACTAAGAGATTACAAATCAACTGGTATCGTGATCCAGGCCTACCTGCGCGATGGTTACCAGCACTTAAAAGAGATTATTGCCCTGGCAAAAGAAAGAGGGCTTCCAATGCCGGTTCGTCTGGTAAAAGGAGCTTATTGGGATGCTGAAACAGTTGAAGGGGATGCTCATAGCTTTAATGCTCCTCAATTCTTAAACAAAGAAGAAACTGATATTCACTTCAGGCAATTAATTCTTAAAATTTTAGAATCTCATCCGCACCTAAAACTGGCCCTGGCCTCACACAACTTCTCTGACCACGGGTTCGCTGAAGCAGCTAAAGAGCTTCTTTACCCACAAGTGGGAGAAATCGAGCACCAGTGTCTACACATGACTTATGAAGCTCTTTCAACAGCACTGGCAAAAATGGGTTGGGCAACAAGAAACTACGTTCCGGTGGGAAGTTTACTTGTTGGTATGGCCTACCTGGTAAGACGTATTATGGAAAACTCTTCGCAAGTAGGGGTTTTAACCATCATGCGTTCACACAAAAAGCACTTAACTCTTCAGTCGCCATACGCGATTCACGAAGAAAAGAAAAAAGCGGGAACAATTGCCCGCGACCAATCAGTGTCAAAACTAGAAGACGAATTCTTCAACGTGTCTCCACTTCGCCTGTATCTTGATGATGAAAGAGCGTGGATGGAAAAAGCACTGACATCGTTTGAAGAAAAATCTCTTGGAAAAGACTACCATAACGGTTTTGACCTAAAAGGCGACTGGGTAGAAATTAAAGCGAGTTCAAACCCGGACATCCTGGTTGGACGTATTCGTTTTGCTAACCTTGAAGATGCAAAAGCGGCGATTGAAACAGTTGACCGCTCTTACAATGAAGGCTCATGGGCCAATTCAAAATGGCCGTTTAGAACTGCGACGCTAGTCAAAGCTGCAAGCTACATGCTGGCAAAAAGAAATGAGCTTTCTGCCCTTATCGTGTATGAAGCAGGAAAGTCTGTTGGTGAAGCTCTCGCTGACGTTGATGAAGCTATCGACTTCTTAAACTTCTACGCCAGAACTGAAGCCTACCTGCAAAGAAACCTGACAGATCTCTCAAGCCGCGGTCCTGCTGTGGTTATTTCTCCGTGGAACTTCCCTCTAGCTATCCCATGCGGGATGGTGGTGAGTTCACTGGTTTGTGGTAACACTGTTATCCTAAAATCAGCTGAACAGACTCCGCTTATCACTCAACTCCTGGTTGATATTCTTCACGCTTCTGGAGTGCCTAAAGACGTTCTTATTCACCTTCCAGGAGAAGGGGAAACTGTTGGTGACTTCTTAGTCAAAGACGAAAGAACATCGACGATTGTTTTCACGGGTTCAAAAGCGGTTGGAACATACATCGCAGGTGTGACAAGAAAGAGACTTTATAAAAATAAGTTAACGAATAAGACTTACCCGGTTAAGGCCATCACAGAAATGGGTGGGAAAAATGCGGTGATCGTCACTCAAAACGCCGAGCTAGATGAAACAGTTTCTGGAATCCTATACTCAGCTTTTGGCCATGCCGGACAAAAATGTTCAGCTTGTTCACGTGTTATTGTTCACAATTCTCTAAAAGATAAACTGATTGAAAGACTTCGCGCAGCTGCTTCTGATTTAAAAGTCGGAGAGTCGTTTAAGTTTGATACGACAGTTAACCCGGTGATTACGGCCTTTGACCAAAAACGCCTTCGTCAGTCGGTGAGAGAAGCTTCTAATGAAGCGACGAACTTTGGTGGATCGGTAGTTATTGACCGCTCAAATGACAACCTTCCAGGATACTGTGTTGGTCCAGTTGTAATTGAACTTCCATACAAGCGCGCTTTAGATAAAGAAAGTTTTGCTCAAAGAGAGCTTTTTGGGCCAGTGGTTCACATTATTGGTTTTGACACTCTTGATGATGCTGCCCGTTTATTTAACAGCACTGATTACGCTTTAACTGGAGGGATTTTCTCTCAGTCACAAAACGATATTGATTACCTTCTGACAAAGCTTGAATCAGGAAACCTTTACATCAACCGTACAATCACTGGGGCCCGTGTTGCCATTGAGCCATTTGGTGGATTTAAACTTTCTGGAACAGGGCCTAAGGCCGGTGGACGTCACTATATTTTAAGTCTTCACCAGACTCAGGATCAGACGATTGCAGCGGCAACTGAAGTTAAACTGAGCGTGGAAGAAGGTCATGATTCACCAGTGACTCTTAAAAAACCTTCTCGCTTAACAGCTGAGTCGCGTTTAGCAAGAATGGAGAAATTTCTTGATGTTTTCACTTCAAGTTTTGAAACTCACTATCAGGGAATCTACAGCAATTATAAAGAAGCGCTTCGCGATTATAAAAAATGGCTTTCAAAAAATTACGTGGGCTTTGTAGAAAAAGAACACAAAAACCGCGTGATCCCAGGTCAGCTAAGTTATAACGATTACCGCTTAAGCACTGAGCATGCTCTGGTTGTTTCTGTGACAGATAGACCTGAGTTAAAAACACTGATTCAAGTTTTCTCTAGTTTAATCTCGGGAACAGGTCTTGCCGTTGCTTGCCGTAACCGACAGTCGTTCCAATGGTGGATGAATTTAAGAGACACTCTGATTGAAGCAGGCTTCTCAAAAGAAAACCTGGAAGTGTACTTTGCTAAAACTTCAGAGCTGGCAAAATCAATTAATGATCCAAAACTTTCAGTGATCATCTACGATGGGCCAATGGATGAATACCACCTGCACATTGGAGATTTCCTGAACGATGCTAAACATGACGAACGCATGAAGCTGATCTTAACTGTAAATGATCATTTAAAAGCATCAGATTTTTATCACCAGGCCCTAAACTACGTATGGGTACGATCTCTTGCCGTCAATACAATGAGGCACGGAGCTCCACTGGATCTGGAAATTTAA
- a CDS encoding SWIB/MDM2 domain-containing protein, with product MAVKKKAATKKAAPKAKATKKAAPKATKKAAPKAKSARKPNAAFMKALTPSAVLAEIVGNKPLPRTQVVSKIWDYIKKHNLQNPKNKRNIIADDKLAKLFGKKEVTMFELAGIVGKHLS from the coding sequence ATGGCAGTTAAGAAAAAAGCAGCTACTAAAAAAGCAGCTCCAAAAGCAAAAGCTACTAAAAAAGCAGCTCCAAAAGCTACAAAGAAAGCAGCTCCAAAAGCTAAGTCAGCTCGTAAACCAAACGCAGCTTTCATGAAAGCTCTTACTCCTTCAGCTGTACTTGCTGAAATCGTAGGAAACAAGCCACTTCCACGCACTCAAGTTGTTTCTAAAATTTGGGACTACATCAAGAAGCACAACCTTCAAAACCCAAAAAACAAAAGAAACATCATTGCAGACGACAAACTAGCTAAACTTTTTGGAAAAAAAGAAGTTACTATGTTCGAACTTGCAGGGATCGTTGGAAAGCACCTATCTTAA
- a CDS encoding c-type cytochrome codes for MKSVLSLVSVFVLSSLLSTGFAQDAAKGKALYATCIQCHGENGEGNLAKKAPKLSGQHDWYVVKQVTEIKSGVRKNPDMQPYVKGLSDQDIKDLAAYIVTL; via the coding sequence ATGAAAAGTGTTCTTTCTTTAGTCTCTGTCTTTGTTCTATCTTCACTATTGTCTACAGGTTTTGCTCAAGACGCAGCTAAAGGAAAGGCCTTATACGCAACATGTATTCAGTGCCATGGTGAAAATGGGGAAGGAAACCTTGCTAAAAAAGCACCAAAGCTCTCTGGTCAGCATGATTGGTATGTAGTGAAGCAAGTGACAGAGATCAAATCAGGAGTGAGAAAGAACCCTGATATGCAACCATACGTAAAAGGCCTATCAGATCAGGACATCAAGGACCTGGCCGCCTATATCGTGACTCTATAA
- a CDS encoding penicillin acylase family protein, whose amino-acid sequence MIMNKKKTLKIALFIFALIVLSAIVGGYEFFRSRVPQMNGEAALSGLSAPVEVVRDRHGIPHINAQTSEDAFRTLGYVMASERLFQMEVSRRLAQGELAELLGEKLLRSDKLFRNLGLKYESEKLFARKTAEKSFDPQMLKEMNAFYDGVNQFVEKGALPIEFKILGIKPRPFSMVDGQSFVGLMGFSFGIAIMTEPLLTDLAKRIGGDLTNDLRNEKIPNEVTRVVDTSSFVSKEVLKVISSLESGFPLFEGSNGWLLSGKRTSSGSPVLSNDPHISYSHPGIWFEAHIKTPEYESYGHFLSLIPFPILSHNRERGWGLTMSLTDDMDIYQEQINEKDLTYRFKGKDLPLEKREEIIKVKNAPDFKMTVFKTHHGPILDYALSETTKEKSLSLQWPFYSEKNDPFTTVFRMGRAKNMQEFKDAVATGMAPGLNILYADKENIGWWIFGEVWKKRPGIKTDFILDGQSGNDEILGTLAMNEKPHSENPESGLIVSANARPAGYPAHLRGDWQPDDRQKTLEKILSQNDKWSPEELMEVQALNMNFENKVLLHALLNDLSFKNKTEENRYEKYVQILREWNLSSEITSIAPSIYYSWARDIQKKMLVNLTDDEKEIFAKVPNGWIFFKRVILEPTSPWWKKFDRAALLKETFIGTITTLEKRFGEDTNEWKWGKLHTLEFVHPIGRVKPLNYIFNLGPYPAPGATQEVNNQKVTSYKGDFAVTAGPSTRRIIDFARPEKAWGILPIGNSGHLLSPFYNDQVQLFLEGKYREELLDLDEGDARFKMTFKSL is encoded by the coding sequence ATGATTATGAATAAAAAGAAAACGCTAAAGATTGCTCTCTTTATCTTCGCCCTTATTGTCTTGTCAGCTATTGTGGGAGGCTACGAATTCTTTCGCTCTCGCGTGCCACAGATGAATGGAGAAGCGGCCCTCTCTGGTTTAAGTGCTCCGGTGGAAGTTGTGCGCGACAGGCATGGAATCCCACACATTAATGCTCAAACATCAGAAGATGCTTTCAGGACTCTGGGTTATGTCATGGCCTCTGAAAGACTTTTTCAAATGGAAGTCAGCCGCCGTCTAGCACAAGGGGAATTGGCAGAGCTTCTCGGAGAAAAACTACTTCGTTCTGATAAGCTTTTTAGAAACCTTGGGCTCAAGTATGAGTCGGAAAAACTTTTTGCCAGAAAGACGGCAGAAAAATCTTTTGATCCGCAAATGCTAAAAGAGATGAATGCCTTTTACGACGGGGTTAATCAGTTTGTAGAAAAAGGAGCGTTGCCGATCGAATTTAAAATCCTGGGGATTAAGCCTCGTCCATTCAGTATGGTCGACGGCCAGAGTTTCGTAGGGCTTATGGGCTTTAGTTTTGGCATCGCTATTATGACTGAGCCATTATTGACTGATCTTGCAAAAAGGATCGGCGGCGATTTAACCAATGATTTACGCAATGAAAAAATCCCTAATGAGGTGACACGCGTAGTGGACACTTCCAGCTTCGTCTCAAAAGAAGTGCTAAAAGTTATCTCGAGTTTAGAGTCTGGATTCCCACTTTTTGAAGGATCAAATGGTTGGCTTTTATCAGGAAAGAGAACTTCTTCTGGAAGCCCGGTTCTATCTAATGACCCACACATTTCTTACTCGCATCCCGGGATCTGGTTTGAGGCCCATATAAAGACACCTGAGTATGAGTCTTATGGTCACTTCCTTTCGCTTATTCCTTTTCCTATTCTTTCCCACAATCGCGAGCGCGGCTGGGGGCTAACGATGAGTTTGACTGATGATATGGACATTTATCAGGAACAAATCAATGAAAAAGACCTGACCTATCGTTTTAAAGGAAAAGATCTTCCGCTGGAAAAACGCGAAGAAATCATCAAAGTAAAAAACGCGCCTGATTTTAAAATGACTGTATTTAAAACGCACCACGGGCCAATTTTAGATTACGCCTTAAGCGAGACGACAAAAGAGAAATCACTGAGTCTTCAGTGGCCTTTTTACAGCGAGAAAAACGACCCGTTCACCACTGTTTTTCGCATGGGACGAGCTAAAAATATGCAGGAGTTTAAGGACGCTGTGGCCACGGGGATGGCGCCAGGTCTAAATATTCTCTATGCCGACAAAGAAAATATCGGTTGGTGGATTTTTGGAGAAGTTTGGAAAAAACGCCCGGGAATTAAAACCGATTTTATTCTCGACGGTCAGAGCGGAAATGATGAAATTTTAGGTACGCTGGCGATGAATGAAAAACCTCATTCGGAAAATCCGGAAAGTGGTCTGATCGTTTCGGCCAACGCCAGACCTGCAGGGTATCCGGCGCATTTGCGCGGAGACTGGCAGCCGGATGACCGCCAAAAAACCCTGGAAAAAATCCTCTCACAAAATGATAAATGGTCGCCTGAAGAGCTGATGGAAGTCCAGGCCCTGAATATGAATTTTGAAAACAAAGTCCTGCTTCATGCTTTATTAAACGATTTGAGCTTTAAGAATAAAACAGAAGAAAACCGCTATGAAAAATACGTGCAGATTTTGCGCGAGTGGAATTTAAGCTCTGAGATTACTTCCATTGCTCCTTCGATTTATTACAGCTGGGCCCGCGATATCCAAAAGAAAATGCTGGTGAATTTAACGGATGATGAAAAAGAAATTTTTGCAAAAGTTCCCAATGGATGGATCTTTTTTAAGCGCGTAATCTTAGAGCCTACGTCGCCGTGGTGGAAAAAATTCGACCGCGCCGCACTCTTAAAAGAAACTTTTATCGGCACGATCACTACTTTGGAAAAACGTTTTGGTGAAGACACTAACGAGTGGAAGTGGGGAAAGCTGCACACTCTTGAGTTCGTTCATCCCATCGGAAGAGTGAAGCCGCTCAATTATATTTTCAACCTTGGCCCTTACCCGGCGCCGGGGGCGACTCAGGAAGTGAACAACCAGAAAGTAACTTCATATAAAGGTGATTTCGCGGTGACGGCCGGCCCATCAACCCGCAGGATTATCGATTTTGCCCGTCCGGAAAAAGCGTGGGGAATTCTGCCAATTGGAAACTCAGGCCATTTGTTGTCGCCTTTTTATAACGATCAGGTTCAGCTCTTTTTAGAGGGGAAATACCGCGAAGAGCTCCTGGATCTGGATGAAGGTGATGCGCGCTTTAAAATGACTTTTAAATCTTTATAG